In Bacteroidota bacterium, a single window of DNA contains:
- a CDS encoding DUF2797 domain-containing protein: MQLSGNIIKMKTVLKNVVEYQLPIGQQFLPLNDLIGQEIKLSYNGQINCVKCGRRTKTSFQQGFCFPCFQSAPEADPGIIRPELDQAHLGISRDMEWAKKYSLTEHVVYLAVSSGLKIGVTRASQYTTRWMDQGAIKAIILAKTPYRQLAGLIEVELKEYFADKTNWRQMLSNKIDGDINLEEEKNKAAGLLSNDLQQYLDEEDYITNISYPVNQYPQKIKSINLEKNPVYSGTLAGIKGQYLMFEDQHVINIRKYSGYFIGIDY; the protein is encoded by the coding sequence ATGCAACTGTCTGGGAATATAATTAAAATGAAAACTGTACTCAAAAATGTAGTGGAGTATCAATTACCAATTGGACAACAGTTTTTACCATTAAACGATTTAATTGGACAAGAAATAAAGCTCAGTTACAATGGACAGATAAATTGTGTTAAATGTGGAAGACGAACCAAAACATCGTTTCAACAAGGATTTTGCTTCCCTTGCTTTCAGTCAGCACCCGAAGCAGATCCCGGGATTATCAGACCCGAACTTGATCAGGCACATTTAGGTATTTCAAGAGATATGGAATGGGCGAAAAAATACAGCTTAACCGAACATGTAGTTTATTTAGCCGTTTCCAGCGGACTCAAGATAGGTGTTACACGTGCAAGTCAATATACAACGCGCTGGATGGACCAGGGAGCAATTAAAGCCATTATTCTGGCAAAAACACCTTATCGTCAATTAGCAGGACTCATTGAAGTTGAACTCAAAGAATATTTTGCAGATAAAACCAATTGGCGACAGATGCTGTCCAATAAAATTGATGGGGACATTAATTTAGAAGAAGAAAAGAACAAAGCTGCTGGCTTATTATCAAATGATTTACAGCAATATTTAGATGAAGAAGATTATATAACAAACATTAGCTATCCGGTAAATCAGTACCCACAAAAGATAAAGAGTATAAACTTGGAAAAGAATCCTGTTTATAGTGGAACTCTTGCAGGAATTAAAGGCCAATATCTAATGTTTGAAGATCAACATGTCATTAATATTCGCAAGTATAGCGGCTATTTTATTGGTATAGACTACTAA